Proteins from a genomic interval of Flammeovirgaceae bacterium SG7u.111:
- a CDS encoding GNAT family N-acetyltransferase produces MALKNLHTERLILQEISWEDLNEIHRLHSTPEVDEFNTLGIPQNLEETRVIITPWITCQASSPRKLYTWKVILKESGEFLGLAGLTLSQDKYHMGEIYYKLLPTYWGKGYATEASKAMVKAGFDEFGLHKIDAGVATANTKSARVLEKIGMTREGLRRKILPIRGQWVDNYHYGILEDDPRDY; encoded by the coding sequence ATGGCACTAAAAAACTTGCACACAGAAAGGTTGATCTTACAAGAGATAAGTTGGGAAGACCTAAATGAAATCCATCGACTACATTCTACCCCCGAGGTAGATGAGTTTAATACGCTGGGAATCCCACAAAACTTAGAAGAGACGAGGGTGATCATAACCCCTTGGATCACTTGCCAAGCCAGCTCTCCCCGAAAGCTTTATACATGGAAAGTCATACTGAAAGAAAGCGGCGAATTTCTTGGTCTGGCTGGGCTTACGCTTTCCCAAGACAAATACCACATGGGTGAAATCTATTACAAATTGCTGCCCACTTATTGGGGTAAAGGTTATGCTACCGAGGCTTCAAAGGCGATGGTAAAAGCTGGTTTTGATGAGTTTGGCTTGCATAAGATTGATGCAGGGGTTGCTACCGCCAATACAAAATCGGCGAGGGTGTTGGAGAAAATAGGGATGACCCGCGAAGGGCTCAGAAGGAAAATTCTTCCCATACGCGGGCAATGGGTAGATAATTACCACTATGGTATCTTGGAAGACGACCCTCGGGATTATTAG
- a CDS encoding sulfatase encodes MKRNIIILLAIALQCVLGNTFGQSKQPNIIFIMSDDHTSQAIGAYDGRLAGLNPTPNLDKLAEEGIRFENAFCTNSICTPSRATILTGQYSQTNGVLDLDGALDVEKQFLPQELKKLGYSTAIIGKWHLKNEPVNFDYYKVLPSQGKYFNPSFREKGKGEWPKNEVKTEGHSSDVITDLSIDYLKKLDKSKPFFLMHHYKAPHDMFEYAPRYEEYLKDVEIPEPASMYNQPYFGSEGTRGKNDELLDYIGTSVSPRNQQANNHSNYVKKFFGDSLDAKTGTHLAYQKYLKDYLRCVKGVDDNLGRLFAYLKEEGLWENTVIIYTGDQGMMLGEHDYIDKRWMYDESMRMPFIVHYPKVVDKGRVTDLLINNADYAPTMIELAGGKSPEYMQGKSFVKTLEGGDEKGWREATYYRYWMHIIHHYVPAHFGVRTKDYKLIFYYGKHYLPEEEFSKFYWGKQYAGVGKETPHTWEFYDLKNDPEEVHNRYNDPRYKEIIAELKKELKAQRKELDETDANYPEIQKIVEAHWED; translated from the coding sequence ATGAAAAGGAACATTATTATCTTATTGGCAATTGCCCTGCAATGCGTGCTTGGCAATACTTTTGGCCAAAGCAAGCAGCCAAACATTATTTTCATCATGTCCGACGATCATACCTCTCAGGCAATAGGAGCGTATGACGGCAGGCTGGCAGGGCTGAACCCCACGCCCAACCTCGATAAACTTGCGGAAGAAGGCATTCGGTTCGAAAACGCTTTTTGTACCAACTCAATTTGTACACCAAGCCGGGCAACCATTCTCACGGGACAATATTCCCAAACCAACGGGGTGCTGGACTTGGACGGAGCGCTGGATGTTGAAAAGCAATTCTTACCCCAAGAACTGAAAAAGTTGGGTTATTCGACAGCGATTATTGGGAAATGGCACTTAAAAAACGAACCCGTAAATTTCGATTATTATAAAGTCCTTCCAAGCCAAGGGAAGTATTTCAATCCTAGCTTTAGGGAAAAGGGCAAAGGAGAGTGGCCTAAAAATGAGGTGAAAACCGAAGGGCATTCTTCCGATGTGATCACCGATCTGTCGATCGATTATTTGAAAAAACTGGATAAGTCCAAACCATTTTTCTTGATGCACCACTACAAAGCTCCTCACGATATGTTTGAGTACGCGCCAAGGTACGAGGAGTACCTCAAAGATGTGGAAATTCCCGAACCGGCAAGTATGTACAACCAACCCTATTTTGGTTCGGAGGGGACAAGGGGGAAAAACGATGAATTGCTGGATTACATTGGTACTTCCGTTTCCCCGCGCAACCAACAGGCGAATAATCACAGTAACTATGTGAAGAAGTTTTTTGGCGATTCGCTAGATGCGAAAACTGGTACCCATTTGGCATATCAGAAATACTTGAAAGATTACCTCCGCTGCGTGAAAGGGGTAGACGATAACTTAGGGCGCTTGTTCGCTTACTTGAAAGAAGAAGGGCTTTGGGAAAATACGGTAATTATCTACACCGGCGACCAAGGGATGATGCTCGGTGAGCACGACTACATTGACAAACGCTGGATGTACGACGAATCTATGCGAATGCCATTTATAGTCCATTATCCAAAGGTGGTTGATAAAGGCAGGGTGACTGATTTGCTAATAAATAACGCTGATTATGCTCCTACCATGATCGAGCTTGCTGGTGGTAAATCGCCCGAATATATGCAGGGAAAAAGCTTTGTAAAAACCTTGGAAGGTGGAGACGAAAAAGGCTGGAGAGAAGCGACATATTACCGCTATTGGATGCATATTATCCATCATTATGTGCCGGCACATTTCGGCGTCCGTACCAAAGATTATAAGTTGATTTTCTACTATGGAAAGCATTATTTGCCCGAAGAAGAATTTTCCAAGTTTTATTGGGGGAAGCAATATGCAGGAGTAGGCAAAGAAACCCCACATACTTGGGAGTTTTATGATTTGAAAAATGACCCTGAGGAAGTGCACAACAGGTACAATGACCCTCGCTACAAAGAAATCATTGCCGAACTAAAAAAAGAGCTGAAAGCCCAACGCAAAGAGCTGGATGAAACCGATGCAAACTATCCTGAAATCCAAAAAATAGTGGAAGCGCATTGGGAAGATTGA
- a CDS encoding DUF1080 domain-containing protein: MKNNILLILAAFILLASCNSKPNTTEEVAAPEKSTEETWQILFNGKDLDGWTPKFYHHEVGENYANTFRVVDGAIQVNYDDYNEFNDRYGHLFYKEPFSSYHLKFEYRFTDQWLEDAAKYTYRNSGVMFHSQDPKTILKEQDWPISVEYQMLADAGDGNPRPTGNMCSPGTEIFFEGEMDARHCVQSSSDTYAWDEWVKSDLIVYGDSLVIHLVNGDTVLRYTKPQIGGGVANGFDPAIKIDGTPLTSGYIGLQAEGQGVEFKNIKIKKL; the protein is encoded by the coding sequence ATGAAAAACAACATACTATTAATTTTAGCCGCCTTTATCCTATTAGCATCATGCAATTCAAAACCCAACACCACGGAAGAAGTTGCCGCACCAGAAAAAAGCACCGAGGAAACTTGGCAGATCCTCTTCAACGGCAAAGACCTCGATGGCTGGACGCCTAAATTTTACCACCACGAAGTTGGGGAGAATTACGCCAACACTTTTAGAGTGGTGGATGGCGCAATCCAAGTAAATTACGACGATTATAACGAGTTCAATGACCGCTACGGGCACTTGTTTTATAAAGAGCCATTTTCCTCGTACCACCTAAAGTTTGAATACCGATTTACCGACCAATGGCTGGAAGATGCAGCGAAATACACCTACCGCAATAGCGGGGTGATGTTCCACTCGCAAGACCCCAAAACGATCTTGAAAGAGCAAGACTGGCCCATTTCGGTGGAATACCAAATGCTGGCAGATGCGGGAGATGGCAACCCCCGACCTACTGGGAATATGTGCTCGCCCGGTACGGAAATATTTTTTGAAGGAGAAATGGACGCTCGCCACTGCGTCCAGTCATCCTCCGATACCTACGCTTGGGACGAATGGGTGAAAAGCGACCTTATAGTCTATGGAGATTCACTGGTAATCCACTTGGTGAATGGCGATACGGTTTTACGTTACACCAAGCCGCAAATAGGCGGCGGCGTGGCCAATGGCTTCGATCCGGCTATCAAAATTGATGGCACACCTTTGACTTCAGGCTACATTGGCTTACAAGCAGAAGGGCAAGGAGTGGAATTTAAAAATATCAAAATCAAAAAGCTTTAA
- a CDS encoding lactonase family protein → MKLYAGSYTEFVGDGLEGHGEGIYVFEFEESDGFLKLLFKGKNRNTSYLSLNEDKKLLYTFQELSEDKSPKLLTYSIQDNNLELLHEQEIEGGLPCHLQKLKNHDLLAVACYQTGNVVLFPLDEKGMPQPAVQNIRHEGSSVNKVRQEAPHAHMAYSNPRGLVYVPDLGIDKIMVYQVVGGKLKRVDQIEVPMGRGPRHIDFHPSNKYAFVMNELTGDVSLLKNDGRKFRWEKNLLSLPKALEEDAASSAIKVDRSGQFIYCGDRSNHCISILKFDIETESLTLAGNQETFGKTPRDFTLSPSGKWLIAANQDSDSIVVFEVDKQSGLLTKTHENKEAASVVCLKF, encoded by the coding sequence ATGAAACTATACGCAGGATCTTATACCGAATTTGTAGGAGATGGACTGGAAGGACACGGAGAAGGAATTTATGTATTTGAGTTTGAAGAAAGTGACGGCTTCCTAAAGTTGCTTTTTAAGGGAAAAAACAGGAACACTTCGTACCTTTCTCTTAACGAAGACAAAAAACTACTTTACACTTTTCAGGAACTGAGCGAAGACAAATCTCCCAAGTTGCTAACCTATTCCATCCAAGACAATAACTTGGAATTACTTCACGAACAAGAAATTGAAGGAGGCTTGCCTTGCCATTTGCAGAAGCTTAAAAACCACGATCTTTTGGCTGTTGCCTGCTACCAAACTGGGAATGTCGTCCTTTTTCCACTTGATGAAAAAGGGATGCCCCAACCAGCAGTTCAAAATATCCGGCACGAAGGAAGTAGCGTGAACAAAGTACGCCAAGAAGCCCCTCATGCCCACATGGCGTACTCCAACCCGCGCGGATTAGTTTATGTTCCAGACTTGGGCATCGACAAAATAATGGTTTACCAAGTTGTTGGGGGGAAACTAAAAAGAGTTGACCAGATTGAAGTTCCAATGGGACGAGGCCCTCGGCACATCGATTTTCACCCTTCCAATAAATATGCTTTTGTTATGAACGAGCTGACAGGCGATGTAAGCTTGCTCAAAAACGATGGGAGAAAATTTAGGTGGGAAAAGAATTTGCTGTCATTGCCCAAAGCTTTGGAAGAAGATGCCGCTTCTTCGGCAATAAAGGTTGACAGATCGGGACAATTCATCTATTGCGGCGACCGAAGCAACCATTGCATTTCCATTTTGAAGTTTGACATAGAAACGGAGTCCTTGACGCTGGCAGGAAACCAAGAAACGTTTGGAAAAACTCCACGTGACTTCACCCTTTCCCCATCGGGAAAATGGCTGATAGCCGCCAACCAAGACTCGGATTCTATCGTAGTATTTGAAGTGGACAAACAAAGTGGATTACTTACCAAAACTCATGAGAACAAAGAAGCAGCATCTGTGGTATGTTTGAAGTTTTGA
- a CDS encoding DUF3667 domain-containing protein, whose amino-acid sequence MHCKNCKKELAEEVNYCDNCGGKVIRERITFKNMVSNLLATAFGWDNKYFMTLKALVLQPETILKEFINGTRNKYVNPFTFFAIGMAIAILTFNQFEDHYLKTIGQVNEAQFEMMDETVLKSDIENEERDSIKSKELSERELKLEEVKKKQREFSDNIQKGILKNFNIISFLMLPLYAFIAFKVFGKPYNYGEHFIISAYIQGVTFLTSSVLFLASLLINPSIFLANIFIVMLYYIYCYKRLYQYSLKQVLAKIGRFIIVLLLVSIVFMLISIAVGLVIGKFMM is encoded by the coding sequence ATGCATTGCAAAAACTGCAAAAAAGAACTCGCTGAAGAAGTAAATTACTGTGACAATTGTGGTGGAAAAGTGATCCGAGAAAGGATTACCTTCAAAAACATGGTTTCCAACCTTTTGGCTACAGCTTTTGGATGGGACAATAAGTATTTCATGACACTGAAAGCACTTGTTTTACAGCCCGAAACCATTCTAAAAGAATTTATAAATGGCACTCGTAACAAGTACGTGAACCCCTTTACTTTTTTTGCCATAGGCATGGCTATCGCTATCCTAACCTTCAACCAGTTTGAAGACCATTACCTCAAAACTATTGGGCAAGTAAACGAAGCCCAGTTTGAGATGATGGACGAAACTGTTCTAAAAAGTGACATTGAAAACGAGGAGAGGGATTCGATAAAAAGTAAAGAACTTTCTGAAAGAGAATTAAAACTTGAAGAAGTCAAAAAAAAGCAAAGGGAGTTTAGCGACAATATTCAAAAAGGGATTTTGAAAAACTTTAATATCATCTCCTTCTTGATGCTACCGCTCTATGCCTTTATTGCCTTCAAAGTATTTGGCAAACCGTATAATTATGGCGAACATTTCATTATATCCGCTTATATACAAGGAGTTACGTTCCTTACAAGTTCAGTCCTTTTTTTAGCATCTCTCCTCATTAATCCTAGTATTTTCTTAGCCAATATTTTTATTGTAATGTTATACTATATCTATTGCTACAAAAGGCTATACCAATATTCTCTAAAACAGGTATTGGCTAAAATTGGGAGGTTTATTATCGTACTCTTGCTTGTATCTATAGTTTTTATGCTCATTTCAATTGCCGTAGGGTTAGTAATCGGAAAGTTCATGATGTAG
- a CDS encoding Nramp family divalent metal transporter, with protein sequence MANNKKNSLSGPGMLITAAFIGPGTVTVCTLAGVKHGLQLLWAVLLSILMTMLFQEMAARLGIVTRKDLASLIKSEIKLPVLKIFTLIVVMSAIVVGNGVYEAGNISGGALGLDTFIPSNGFKTTPLIIGSFAFLLLWFGNHKVLEIGLAILVAFMSIAFVVAAILVKPDISTLAAGLFLPQIPEKGMLDVLGLVGTTIVPYNLFLHASLAKDKWKSADEVKDAKRNTVSAIAIGGVISLAIVVSASALQGEGISSATDLAKGLAPLFGEGAKYLISLGLFAAGITSAITAPLAAAYVMAGGFGWEAKLSSTKFRLTWIIILAIGVLFASIGFKPIEVIRFAQVANGLLLPIIGFLLVWLCSKSSLLGTYKNKTLTTVLASVFVLLITILGLKSIWGVIA encoded by the coding sequence ATGGCAAATAACAAAAAGAACTCATTGAGCGGACCGGGAATGCTAATCACAGCAGCATTCATTGGTCCAGGGACAGTCACCGTATGCACCCTTGCCGGGGTAAAACACGGATTGCAATTACTCTGGGCAGTGCTGCTCTCCATCCTGATGACGATGCTCTTTCAAGAAATGGCAGCCCGTTTGGGGATAGTCACCCGAAAGGATTTGGCTTCCCTCATCAAATCGGAGATTAAGCTTCCTGTCTTAAAAATATTCACCCTAATAGTGGTGATGTCGGCAATAGTAGTTGGAAATGGTGTTTATGAGGCGGGAAATATCAGCGGAGGTGCTTTGGGTTTGGATACGTTCATTCCTAGCAATGGATTCAAAACAACTCCCTTGATCATCGGTTCGTTTGCCTTCCTGCTGCTTTGGTTTGGTAACCATAAAGTACTTGAAATAGGCTTGGCGATTTTGGTCGCTTTTATGAGCATAGCCTTTGTAGTAGCAGCCATTTTGGTGAAGCCCGATATTTCCACATTGGCAGCGGGGCTTTTCCTTCCTCAAATTCCTGAAAAGGGCATGCTGGATGTGCTTGGCTTGGTTGGAACAACCATCGTTCCCTACAACCTGTTTTTACATGCTTCCTTGGCAAAGGATAAATGGAAAAGCGCTGACGAAGTGAAAGATGCTAAAAGAAATACGGTTTCTGCAATAGCTATTGGAGGGGTGATTTCCCTCGCCATTGTTGTTTCGGCTTCCGCCTTGCAAGGGGAAGGAATAAGCAGTGCTACCGATTTGGCAAAAGGCTTAGCCCCTCTTTTTGGTGAGGGTGCGAAATACTTGATCTCTTTGGGGCTTTTTGCCGCAGGAATTACTTCTGCTATTACCGCACCGCTGGCAGCCGCTTATGTGATGGCGGGCGGATTTGGTTGGGAAGCCAAGCTCAGCTCAACTAAGTTTCGCCTCACATGGATTATAATTCTTGCCATAGGCGTGCTCTTTGCCTCCATCGGCTTCAAACCTATAGAAGTGATTCGCTTTGCCCAAGTTGCCAATGGCTTGCTGCTCCCTATCATCGGTTTCTTATTGGTGTGGCTTTGCAGCAAAAGCAGTTTACTGGGTACTTACAAAAACAAAACGTTAACCACAGTGCTAGCGAGCGTCTTTGTTTTATTGATTACGATCTTGGGACTGAAAAGTATTTGGGGGGTTATTGCTTAA
- a CDS encoding UPF0175 family protein, which yields MNQLIAVNYPESLAFSLKMEKGGFEEEIKKLSMIKLYEIGKIPSGNAAKILNISRLDFLDI from the coding sequence ATGAATCAACTCATAGCAGTAAATTATCCAGAATCGCTAGCTTTTTCCCTCAAAATGGAAAAAGGAGGATTTGAGGAAGAGATCAAAAAACTTTCTATGATAAAGCTGTACGAGATTGGGAAAATTCCATCTGGAAATGCTGCAAAAATATTGAACATAAGCAGGTTGGATTTTCTTGATATTTAA
- a CDS encoding CocE/NonD family hydrolase encodes MGLVLLLFTSLSFGSFSIAEAQETINEDSLYIREHYTKIERQIPMRDGVKLFTSIYLPKDISEKNAYPIMLQRTPYSCRPYGEGNFKKTIGPSMHFARDGYIIVYQDVRGRYMSEGEFEAYRPFIPNKKGKEFDESSDTYDTIDWLIKNIEGNNGKVGTWGISSPGFYTTMTTIEAHPALKAASPQAPVSDWYMGDDRHHNGAFFLMGSFAFISSFGSPRPEPVTSGYRPFREYGTPDSYQFYMGIGPIKNIDEKIFKGENRIWNQLMEHEVYDTFWQARTPVPHLKDIKPAVMVVGGWFDQEDLYGPLKAYQGIEANDPKSPNLLVMGPWIHGGWARGTGESLGNIRFNGKHSEFYQTEIELPFFKHYLKNGPSPELPKAYIFETGANKWRNYEQWPPKTSVEKKLFLHPDGRLSFEETSTEKAEPTFDEYLSDPNKPVPYTAETRIIRGSDFMYEDQRFAARRPDVLVYESEVLEEDVVIAGNVFANLFVSTTGADADFIVKLIDVYPNDAPNDSPINPGMKMGGFQLLIRGEVMRAKFRNGFTKTEPMVPNKIEHVKFDMQDASHRFKKGHKIMIQVQSSWFPLVDRNPQTYVNIYQAEEKDFQKAMHRVYTSGESSSYIGVRVVE; translated from the coding sequence ATGGGACTTGTACTTTTGTTGTTCACTTCGCTTTCTTTTGGCAGTTTTTCCATTGCCGAAGCTCAAGAAACTATCAATGAAGATTCGCTCTACATTCGGGAGCATTACACCAAGATTGAGCGCCAAATTCCGATGCGGGACGGGGTGAAGCTTTTCACTTCTATTTATCTCCCAAAGGATATTTCGGAGAAAAATGCCTATCCTATCATGTTGCAGCGGACTCCGTACAGCTGCCGCCCTTATGGAGAGGGAAATTTTAAAAAAACCATTGGACCATCCATGCATTTTGCCCGCGACGGGTACATTATTGTGTATCAGGATGTGCGGGGTAGGTACATGTCCGAAGGAGAGTTTGAGGCATACCGCCCTTTTATTCCCAATAAAAAAGGGAAGGAATTTGATGAAAGTTCAGACACTTACGACACCATCGATTGGTTGATTAAAAACATTGAAGGTAACAATGGGAAAGTAGGGACTTGGGGTATTTCTTCGCCGGGGTTTTACACCACCATGACCACAATAGAAGCCCATCCTGCCTTGAAAGCTGCTTCTCCACAAGCACCTGTTTCCGACTGGTACATGGGGGACGATCGCCACCATAATGGCGCATTTTTTCTGATGGGTTCTTTCGCCTTTATATCCTCTTTTGGCTCTCCTCGTCCCGAGCCGGTTACTTCTGGCTACCGTCCTTTTCGAGAATATGGCACGCCTGATTCCTATCAATTTTACATGGGCATTGGCCCGATCAAAAACATTGATGAGAAAATATTTAAAGGCGAAAATAGGATTTGGAATCAGTTGATGGAGCATGAAGTTTACGATACATTTTGGCAAGCCCGAACACCAGTTCCCCACCTAAAAGACATCAAGCCTGCCGTGATGGTAGTAGGAGGTTGGTTCGACCAAGAAGACCTTTATGGGCCACTGAAAGCTTATCAGGGCATCGAAGCCAACGACCCAAAATCTCCGAACCTATTGGTGATGGGACCGTGGATTCATGGAGGTTGGGCGCGTGGAACGGGAGAATCGCTTGGGAATATCCGCTTCAATGGAAAGCATAGCGAGTTTTACCAAACAGAAATCGAACTACCATTTTTCAAGCATTACCTGAAAAATGGCCCTAGTCCCGAACTTCCTAAAGCTTATATTTTTGAAACTGGGGCAAACAAATGGAGGAATTACGAGCAGTGGCCACCTAAAACGTCGGTTGAGAAAAAGTTATTTCTCCATCCTGATGGAAGGCTTTCTTTCGAAGAAACATCAACTGAAAAAGCCGAACCAACTTTTGACGAATACCTCAGCGATCCCAACAAGCCCGTGCCTTACACGGCTGAAACAAGGATTATCAGGGGAAGTGATTTTATGTACGAAGACCAGCGGTTTGCCGCAAGGCGACCCGATGTGTTGGTATACGAATCGGAGGTATTGGAAGAAGATGTGGTGATTGCTGGAAATGTATTTGCCAACTTATTTGTTTCCACCACAGGCGCCGATGCTGATTTTATAGTAAAGTTGATAGATGTCTATCCAAATGATGCTCCGAACGATAGCCCGATAAATCCAGGTATGAAAATGGGGGGCTTTCAGTTGTTGATAAGAGGAGAAGTGATGCGGGCAAAATTCCGAAATGGTTTCACGAAAACAGAGCCGATGGTGCCGAACAAGATCGAACATGTCAAGTTTGATATGCAAGATGCTTCCCACAGGTTCAAAAAGGGACACAAAATCATGATCCAAGTCCAAAGCTCATGGTTTCCCTTGGTGGATAGAAACCCGCAGACCTATGTCAATATTTACCAAGCTGAGGAAAAGGATTTTCAAAAAGCCATGCACCGAGTGTACACCTCGGGTGAAAGTTCTTCTTACATTGGTGTGAGAGTGGTTGAGTAG
- a CDS encoding SIR2 family protein, translating into MKESSIEELAYFLKEAKKNGRPQPIFFLGAGASKTGDIPLAGEIVKDILEKHSENPRIKKIKDENKKYSTLMACLNASSRNELLKNYIDKAKINVTHIYLAQLMEKEYVDYILTVNFDNLILRALALFNIFPPTYDMAVLSEQILTTSQFHEKSVVYLHGQHHGIWLLNTEAEMAKVNATILRIFDSIKNGRPWVFIGYSGQDPIFDHIKKLGRFDNELYWITYNSEDPPKNVKDFLGNTAIEASIIKGYDADFYDET; encoded by the coding sequence ATGAAGGAATCATCAATAGAAGAGCTTGCTTACTTTTTAAAAGAAGCTAAAAAGAATGGTAGACCTCAACCTATTTTCTTTTTGGGAGCAGGCGCTTCTAAAACAGGTGATATTCCTTTAGCAGGAGAAATAGTAAAAGATATTTTAGAAAAACACTCAGAAAACCCTCGCATAAAAAAAATAAAAGACGAGAATAAGAAGTATTCTACCTTAATGGCTTGCTTAAATGCAAGTAGTAGAAATGAACTTTTAAAAAATTATATTGATAAGGCAAAAATCAATGTAACCCATATTTATCTCGCTCAATTGATGGAAAAGGAATATGTTGATTACATCCTCACTGTCAATTTCGACAATCTAATACTTCGAGCCTTAGCACTGTTTAATATTTTTCCACCAACATATGACATGGCAGTGTTAAGTGAACAAATATTGACTACTTCACAATTTCATGAGAAATCAGTAGTGTACTTGCATGGACAACACCATGGCATTTGGTTGCTCAATACTGAGGCGGAAATGGCAAAAGTAAATGCTACTATCTTAAGAATTTTTGATAGCATAAAAAATGGAAGACCTTGGGTTTTTATTGGCTATAGTGGACAAGATCCTATTTTTGATCATATAAAAAAACTTGGAAGGTTTGACAACGAATTGTATTGGATAACCTACAATTCAGAAGATCCTCCCAAGAATGTGAAAGACTTTCTTGGAAACACAGCCATTGAAGCCTCTATAATAAAAGGCTACGATGCTGACTTTTATGATGAAACTTAA